A section of the Streptomyces sp. NBC_00178 genome encodes:
- the gmk gene encoding guanylate kinase, whose product MAATSRGTSPVPPDVRPRLTVLSGPSGVGKSTVVAHMRKVHPEVWLSVSATTRKPRPGESNGVHYFFVDDEEFDKLIANGELLEWAEFAGNRYGTPRRAVLDRLDAGEPVLLEIDLQGARLVRQSMPEAQLVFLAPPSWDELVRRLTGRGTEAPDVIERRLTAAKVELAAEDEFDTTLVNTSVEDVARELLTLMLQASGLRGTDD is encoded by the coding sequence ATGGCTGCAACATCCCGGGGGACGTCCCCCGTACCCCCGGACGTACGTCCGCGGCTGACCGTGCTCTCCGGCCCCTCCGGGGTCGGCAAGAGCACGGTCGTCGCTCATATGCGCAAGGTTCACCCCGAGGTGTGGCTCTCCGTGTCGGCCACGACACGCAAGCCGCGCCCCGGGGAGAGCAACGGCGTCCACTACTTCTTCGTGGACGACGAGGAGTTCGACAAGCTGATCGCCAACGGCGAGCTGCTCGAGTGGGCCGAGTTCGCGGGCAACCGCTACGGCACGCCCCGCCGCGCCGTGCTCGACCGCCTGGACGCGGGCGAGCCGGTGCTGCTGGAGATCGACCTCCAGGGTGCCCGGCTGGTCCGGCAGTCCATGCCCGAGGCGCAGCTGGTCTTCCTGGCCCCTCCGAGCTGGGACGAACTGGTGCGCAGGCTCACCGGCCGCGGCACCGAGGCGCCCGACGTGATCGAGCGCCGGCTCACGGCCGCGAAGGTCGAGCTGGCCGCCGAGGACGAATTCGATACGACGCTCGTCAACACCTCCGTCGAGGACGTGGCACGCGAGCTGCTAACGTTGATGCTGCAGGCTTCCGGCCTCCGCGGCACCGACGACTGA
- the rpe gene encoding ribulose-phosphate 3-epimerase, with translation MAQINPSILSADFARLAEEAKAVEGADWLHVDVMDNHFVPNLTLGVPIVEALSKATDTPLDCHLMIEDADRWAPQYVEAGAGSVTFHAEAAAAPVRLAREIRAKGARASMALKPATPIEPYEDLLPELDMLLIMTVEPGFGGQSFLDIMLPKIRRTRDLISKHGLELWLQVDGGVSATTIERCAEAGADVFVAGSAVYGAEDPAGAVRALRAQAETATASAPWACGH, from the coding sequence ATGGCCCAGATCAACCCCAGCATCCTGTCCGCCGATTTCGCACGCCTCGCCGAGGAGGCGAAGGCGGTCGAAGGCGCGGACTGGCTCCATGTCGATGTCATGGACAACCACTTCGTGCCCAACCTCACGCTCGGCGTGCCGATCGTGGAGGCGCTGAGCAAGGCCACGGACACGCCGCTGGACTGCCACCTCATGATCGAGGACGCCGATCGCTGGGCGCCGCAGTACGTCGAGGCCGGGGCGGGTTCCGTGACCTTCCACGCGGAGGCGGCGGCCGCGCCCGTGCGCCTCGCCCGCGAGATCAGGGCCAAGGGGGCCCGCGCCTCCATGGCGCTGAAGCCCGCGACTCCCATCGAGCCCTACGAGGACCTGCTCCCCGAACTCGACATGCTGCTGATCATGACGGTGGAGCCGGGCTTCGGCGGTCAGTCGTTCCTCGACATCATGCTGCCGAAGATCCGCCGGACCCGGGACCTGATCTCGAAGCACGGCCTGGAGCTGTGGCTGCAGGTCGACGGCGGGGTCTCGGCCACCACCATCGAGCGGTGCGCCGAGGCCGGGGCGGACGTGTTCGTCGCGGGATCGGCCGTCTACGGAGCCGAGGACCCGGCCGGGGCCGTGCGGGCGCTGCGCGCACAGGCGGAGACGGCGACGGCCTCCGCGCCCTGGGCGTGCGGCCACTGA
- the metK gene encoding methionine adenosyltransferase gives MSRRLFTSESVTEGHPDKIADQISDTILDALLREDPSSRVAVETLITTGLVHVAGEVTTKAYADIPNLVRNKVLEIGYDSSKKGFDGASCGVSVSIGAQSPDIAQGVDTAYEKRVQGASRREEEDELDKQGAGDQGLMFGYACDETPELMPLPIHLAHRLSRRLSEVRKNGTIPYLRPDGKTQVTIEYDGDKAVRLDTVVVSSQHASDIDLDSLLAPDIREFVVEHVLAQLVEDGIKLDTDGYRLLVNPTGRFEIGGPMGDAGLTGRKIIIDTYGGMARHGGGAFSGKDPSKVDRSAAYAMRWVAKNVVAAGLATRCEVQVAYAIGKAEPVGLFVETFGTAAVDTEKIEHAIGAVFDLRPAAIIRDLDLLRPIYAQTAAYGHFGRELPDFTWERTDRVEALRTAAGL, from the coding sequence GTGTCCCGCCGTCTCTTCACCTCGGAGTCCGTCACCGAGGGCCACCCCGACAAGATCGCCGACCAGATCAGCGACACGATTCTCGACGCACTCCTGCGGGAGGACCCCTCCTCGCGCGTCGCCGTGGAGACCCTGATCACGACGGGTCTGGTGCATGTCGCGGGTGAGGTCACGACCAAGGCCTACGCCGACATCCCCAACCTCGTGCGCAACAAGGTGCTGGAGATCGGATACGACTCCTCCAAGAAGGGCTTCGACGGAGCCTCCTGCGGTGTCTCGGTCTCCATCGGGGCGCAGTCCCCGGACATCGCGCAGGGCGTCGACACCGCTTACGAGAAGCGGGTCCAGGGTGCCTCCCGAAGGGAAGAGGAGGACGAGCTCGACAAGCAGGGCGCCGGCGACCAGGGCCTGATGTTCGGCTACGCCTGCGACGAGACGCCCGAGCTGATGCCGCTCCCGATCCACCTGGCGCACCGGCTCTCCCGCCGGCTCTCAGAGGTCCGCAAGAACGGGACCATCCCGTACCTGCGCCCCGACGGCAAGACCCAGGTCACCATCGAGTACGACGGCGACAAGGCCGTCCGTCTCGACACGGTCGTCGTCTCCTCGCAGCACGCGTCGGACATCGACCTGGACTCGCTGCTCGCCCCCGACATCCGTGAGTTCGTCGTCGAGCACGTCCTCGCGCAGCTCGTCGAGGACGGGATCAAGCTCGACACCGACGGCTACCGCCTGCTGGTGAACCCGACCGGCCGCTTCGAGATCGGCGGCCCGATGGGTGACGCCGGCCTCACCGGCCGCAAGATCATCATCGACACCTACGGCGGCATGGCCCGCCACGGCGGCGGCGCCTTCTCGGGCAAGGACCCGTCCAAGGTCGACCGTTCGGCCGCCTACGCCATGCGCTGGGTCGCCAAGAACGTCGTCGCGGCCGGGCTCGCCACGCGCTGCGAGGTCCAGGTGGCCTACGCGATCGGCAAGGCCGAGCCGGTCGGCCTCTTCGTCGAGACCTTCGGTACCGCCGCGGTCGACACCGAGAAGATCGAGCACGCCATCGGCGCGGTCTTCGACCTGCGTCCGGCCGCGATCATCCGCGACCTCGACCTGCTGCGTCCGATCTACGCCCAGACCGCGGCGTACGGTCACTTCGGCCGTGAGCTGCCCGACTTCACGTGGGAGCGCACCGACCGCGTCGAGGCGCTGCGCACGGCGGCGGGTCTCTAG
- a CDS encoding primosomal protein N', whose product MSSDDERSGKPEGGAPEQLAFIRETVRAAKVPRAKPRTWRGAPLAGELPVARVLVNKGALHLDQYFDYAVPEELDADAQPGVRVRVRFGAGGRQVRGGRREGGGLIDGFLIERRASSDYQGALAALAYVVSPEPVLGPELLELSRAVADRYAGSLADVLQLAVPPRNGRAESKPSPAPLPVPPVPAAGTWERYAQGPAFLRALSEGGAPRAVWTALPGPHWPEEIARAMAATLASGRGALVVVPDGRSAGRVDAALTEVLGEGRHATLTADSGPEKRYRQWLAVRRGSVRAVVGTRAAMFAPVADLGLVAVWDDGDSSHSDDNAPFPHVREVLELRAAHGRCAFLLGGTNCTVEAAQLVESGWALPLRAERDQLRIAAPLVRTVGDGELARDGAARSARLPSLAWQTVRDGLRSGPVLVQVPRRGYAPRLACERCREPARCRHCAGPLQAPDQRGLDCAWCGRAETAWSCTACGGLRLRAQIVGARRTAEELGRAFPTVPVRTSGRDHVLDSVPDQPALVVSTPGAEPVAEGGYAAALLLDGWAMVGRPDLRAGEEALRRWTAAAALVRGQPEGGTVVIVAEPTLRPVQALVRWDPVGHARRELAERAELGFPPVSRMASVTGPPEALAAWLAGAELPAEAEVLGPVPVPRAVPGRPRRQGDAPAGETWERALIRVPPGRGAALAAALKAAQAARTARAAGDPVRIRIDPPDIG is encoded by the coding sequence GTGAGCAGCGACGACGAGCGGTCCGGCAAGCCCGAGGGCGGGGCACCGGAGCAGCTTGCGTTCATCCGGGAGACGGTGCGCGCGGCCAAGGTGCCGCGGGCCAAGCCCAGGACCTGGCGCGGTGCCCCGCTCGCCGGGGAGCTCCCGGTCGCCCGCGTCCTGGTGAACAAGGGCGCCCTCCACCTCGACCAGTACTTCGACTACGCGGTCCCCGAGGAGCTGGACGCCGACGCGCAGCCCGGTGTGCGGGTGCGGGTGCGGTTCGGCGCCGGCGGACGCCAGGTCCGCGGCGGGCGGCGCGAGGGCGGCGGTCTCATCGACGGCTTCCTGATCGAGCGGCGCGCCTCGTCCGACTACCAGGGCGCGCTCGCGGCCCTCGCCTACGTCGTGTCACCCGAACCGGTGCTGGGACCGGAGCTGCTGGAGCTCTCGCGCGCGGTCGCCGACCGGTACGCGGGCAGCCTCGCGGACGTGCTGCAGCTCGCCGTGCCGCCGAGGAACGGCCGCGCGGAGTCCAAGCCCTCACCCGCGCCCCTGCCCGTGCCGCCCGTCCCGGCCGCCGGAACCTGGGAGCGCTACGCGCAGGGACCCGCGTTCCTGCGCGCGCTGAGCGAGGGTGGTGCGCCCAGGGCGGTCTGGACGGCGTTGCCGGGACCGCACTGGCCCGAGGAGATCGCCCGCGCGATGGCGGCGACCCTGGCGTCGGGCCGGGGCGCGCTCGTCGTCGTGCCGGACGGCCGGAGCGCCGGGCGGGTCGACGCGGCGCTGACCGAGGTCCTGGGGGAGGGCCGCCACGCGACTCTGACCGCCGACTCGGGCCCCGAGAAGCGCTACCGGCAGTGGCTGGCGGTCCGCCGCGGCTCCGTGCGCGCGGTGGTGGGTACCCGGGCGGCGATGTTCGCCCCGGTCGCCGACCTCGGCCTGGTGGCGGTCTGGGACGACGGCGACTCCAGCCACAGCGACGACAACGCCCCCTTCCCGCATGTCCGGGAGGTCCTGGAACTGAGGGCGGCGCACGGCCGCTGCGCGTTCCTGCTGGGCGGCACGAACTGCACCGTGGAGGCCGCGCAACTGGTCGAGAGCGGCTGGGCCCTGCCGCTGCGCGCGGAGCGCGACCAGCTGCGGATCGCCGCACCGCTGGTGCGCACGGTGGGCGACGGCGAACTGGCGCGGGACGGCGCCGCCCGCTCGGCGAGGCTCCCCAGCCTCGCCTGGCAGACCGTGCGGGACGGGCTGCGCAGCGGCCCCGTGCTCGTCCAGGTGCCCCGCCGGGGCTACGCGCCCCGGCTCGCCTGTGAGCGCTGCCGGGAGCCCGCCCGGTGCAGGCACTGCGCGGGGCCGCTCCAGGCGCCGGACCAGCGGGGCCTGGACTGCGCCTGGTGCGGGCGGGCCGAGACCGCCTGGAGCTGCACGGCCTGTGGCGGCCTGCGGCTGCGCGCGCAGATCGTCGGCGCCCGCAGGACCGCCGAGGAGCTGGGGCGTGCCTTTCCCACCGTGCCCGTGCGCACGTCGGGCCGGGACCACGTGCTGGACTCCGTGCCGGATCAGCCCGCGCTGGTCGTCAGTACGCCCGGGGCGGAGCCGGTGGCGGAGGGCGGGTACGCCGCCGCCCTGCTGCTGGACGGCTGGGCGATGGTCGGGCGGCCCGATCTGCGGGCGGGGGAGGAGGCGCTGCGGCGCTGGACCGCCGCCGCGGCGCTCGTGCGCGGGCAGCCGGAGGGAGGGACCGTGGTGATCGTGGCCGAGCCCACGCTGCGGCCCGTACAGGCCCTGGTGCGCTGGGACCCGGTCGGCCACGCCCGCCGGGAGCTCGCCGAGCGGGCCGAGCTCGGCTTCCCGCCGGTCTCCCGGATGGCCTCGGTCACGGGCCCGCCGGAGGCTCTGGCCGCCTGGCTCGCCGGGGCCGAGCTGCCCGCGGAGGCCGAGGTGCTCGGGCCCGTACCCGTGCCGCGAGCCGTGCCGGGCAGGCCCCGCAGGCAGGGCGACGCCCCGGCGGGGGAGACCTGGGAGCGGGCGCTGATCAGGGTCCCGCCGGGCCGGGGCGCGGCACTGGCGGCCGCGCTCAAGGCCGCGCAGGCGGCCAGGACGGCCCGCGCCGCCGGTGACCCGGTGCGGATCAGGATCGACCCGCCGGACATCGGCTGA
- the fmt gene encoding methionyl-tRNA formyltransferase, whose product MKLVFAGTPEVAVPALDALIASDRHEVAAVITRPDAPAGRGRRLVASPVAERAEEAGIEVLKPARPRDEDFLARLREIGPDCCPVVAYGALLPKTALDVPARGWVNLHFSLLPAWRGAAPVQHAVMAGDEVTGASTFLIEEGLDSGPVYGVLTEEVRPTDTSGDLLTRLAFAGAGLLAATMDGIEDGTLHAVPQPGEGVTLAPKITVEDAQVQWSAPALRVDRVVRGCTPAPGAWTVFRGERLKLVQAKPVFDRTDLAPGELSVGKNNVYAGTGSHAVELLWVQPQGKKPMKAADWARGVRIAHGELLGL is encoded by the coding sequence ATGAAGCTCGTCTTCGCAGGCACCCCCGAGGTCGCCGTCCCCGCCCTGGACGCCCTGATCGCCTCCGACCGCCACGAGGTCGCCGCGGTGATCACCCGTCCGGACGCCCCGGCCGGCCGGGGCCGCAGGCTGGTCGCCAGCCCCGTGGCCGAGCGCGCGGAGGAGGCGGGCATCGAGGTCCTCAAGCCCGCCAGGCCGCGCGACGAGGACTTCCTGGCCCGGCTGCGCGAGATCGGGCCGGACTGCTGCCCCGTCGTCGCCTACGGCGCGCTGCTGCCGAAGACCGCGCTGGACGTGCCGGCCCGCGGCTGGGTCAACCTGCACTTCTCACTGCTGCCCGCGTGGCGCGGGGCCGCGCCCGTGCAGCACGCCGTCATGGCCGGGGACGAGGTCACGGGAGCCTCCACCTTCCTGATCGAGGAGGGGCTGGACTCCGGACCCGTGTACGGCGTACTGACCGAGGAGGTCCGGCCCACCGACACCAGCGGCGACCTGCTCACCCGCCTCGCCTTCGCGGGCGCCGGTCTGCTCGCGGCGACCATGGACGGCATCGAGGACGGCACGCTGCACGCCGTTCCCCAGCCGGGCGAGGGCGTGACGCTCGCTCCCAAGATCACCGTGGAGGACGCCCAGGTGCAGTGGTCGGCGCCCGCGCTCCGTGTCGACCGCGTGGTGCGCGGCTGCACCCCCGCGCCGGGGGCGTGGACCGTGTTCCGCGGGGAACGCCTCAAGCTGGTCCAGGCCAAGCCGGTGTTCGACCGCACCGACCTGGCCCCCGGCGAGCTGTCCGTGGGCAAGAACAACGTCTACGCGGGCACCGGGTCGCACGCCGTCGAGCTCCTCTGGGTCCAGCCCCAGGGCAAGAAGCCCATGAAGGCCGCCGACTGGGCGCGCGGTGTGCGCATCGCCCACGGGGAGCTGCTGGGCCTCTGA
- a CDS encoding RsmB/NOP family class I SAM-dependent RNA methyltransferase, whose translation MNDQQRRRPAKPHRRPKKDPVRFLAFEALRAVDERDAYANLVLPPLLKKARAKGDFEGRDAALATELVYGTLRRQGTYDAIVAACIDRPLREVDPPVLDVLNMGVHQLLGTRIPTHAAVSASVELARVVLGEGRAKFVNAVLRKVSAHDLDGWVERVAPAYDEDAEENLSVVHSHPRWIVSALWDALGGGRAGIEDLLEADNERPEVTLVARPGRSTTDELLSALGEENGLPGRWSPYAVRMAEGGEPGALAAVRDGSAGVQDEGSQLVAAALAAAPVEGGDTRWLDGCAGPGGKAALLAALAAGRGATLLAAEKQPHRARLVERALAGNPGPYQVITTDGTRPPWRPGSFDRVLMDVPCSGLGALRRRPESRWRRRPEDLESFAPLQRGLLREALKAVRVGGVVGYATCSPHLAETRVVVEDVLKGRGGPSVEAEWIDARPLMPGVPALGDGPDVQLWPHLHGTDAMYLALLRRTG comes from the coding sequence GTGAACGACCAGCAGCGTCGCCGTCCCGCCAAGCCGCACCGCCGTCCCAAGAAGGACCCGGTGCGCTTCCTCGCCTTCGAGGCGCTCAGGGCCGTCGACGAACGGGACGCCTACGCCAACCTCGTCCTCCCGCCGCTGCTGAAGAAGGCACGGGCCAAGGGTGACTTCGAGGGCCGGGATGCCGCGCTGGCCACCGAGCTGGTCTACGGCACCCTGCGCCGCCAGGGCACGTACGACGCGATCGTCGCCGCCTGCATCGACCGGCCCCTGCGCGAGGTCGACCCCCCGGTGCTGGACGTGCTCAACATGGGCGTCCACCAGCTGCTCGGCACCCGCATCCCCACGCACGCGGCGGTCTCCGCGAGCGTGGAACTGGCGCGGGTGGTCCTCGGTGAGGGGCGCGCCAAGTTCGTCAACGCCGTGCTGCGCAAGGTCTCGGCCCACGACCTCGACGGCTGGGTGGAGCGCGTCGCTCCCGCGTACGACGAGGACGCCGAGGAGAACCTCTCGGTCGTCCACTCCCACCCCCGCTGGATCGTCTCCGCGCTGTGGGACGCCCTCGGCGGCGGCCGCGCCGGCATCGAGGACCTGCTCGAGGCGGACAACGAGCGCCCCGAGGTGACGCTCGTGGCACGCCCCGGCCGCTCGACCACCGACGAGCTGCTGTCGGCCCTCGGCGAGGAGAACGGCCTTCCGGGCCGCTGGTCCCCCTACGCCGTGCGGATGGCCGAGGGCGGCGAGCCGGGCGCCCTGGCCGCCGTGCGGGACGGCAGCGCGGGTGTGCAGGACGAGGGCAGCCAGCTCGTCGCCGCCGCCCTGGCGGCAGCCCCGGTCGAGGGCGGGGACACCCGGTGGCTCGACGGCTGCGCCGGTCCGGGCGGCAAGGCCGCCCTGCTGGCCGCGCTGGCCGCCGGACGCGGCGCGACGCTGCTCGCCGCGGAGAAGCAGCCGCACCGGGCCCGCCTCGTCGAGCGTGCGCTGGCCGGCAACCCGGGTCCGTACCAGGTGATCACCACCGACGGCACCAGGCCGCCCTGGCGGCCCGGCTCCTTCGACCGCGTCCTGATGGACGTGCCGTGCTCCGGGCTCGGCGCGCTGCGCCGGCGACCCGAGTCCCGCTGGCGCCGCCGCCCGGAGGACCTGGAGAGCTTCGCCCCGCTGCAACGCGGCCTGCTGCGCGAGGCGTTGAAGGCGGTGCGGGTCGGAGGGGTCGTCGGCTACGCGACCTGCTCCCCGCACCTCGCGGAGACCAGGGTCGTCGTCGAGGACGTGCTGAAGGGCCGTGGCGGTCCGTCCGTCGAGGCCGAGTGGATCGACGCCCGGCCGCTGATGCCCGGCGTGCCCGCGCTGGGTGACGGGCCCGACGTCCAGCTGTGGCCGCACCTGCACGGCACGGACGCGATGTACCTCGCCCTGCTGCGCCGGACGGGCTGA
- the coaBC gene encoding bifunctional phosphopantothenoylcysteine decarboxylase/phosphopantothenate--cysteine ligase CoaBC, which translates to MDKPRVVLGVSGGIAAYKACELLRRLTESGHDVRVVPTEASLNFVGAATWAALSGHPVSAEVWESVHEVPHVRIGQGADLVVVAPATADMLAKAAHGLADDLLTNTLLTARCPVVFAPAMHTEMWEHPATQENVATLRRRGAVVIEPAVGRLTGVDTGKGRLPDPSEIFEVCRRVLARGPGTPDLAGRHVVISAGGTREPLDPVRYLGNRSSGKQGYALARTAVARGARVTLIEANTGLPDPAGADVRRAGTAVQLREAVLEASADADVVVMAAAVADFRPAEYATGKIKKKDGQEPAAVALVRNPDILAEVAAGRARPGQVVVGFAAETDDVLANGREKLRRKGCDLLVVNEVGERKTFGSEENEAVVLAADGGETAVPYGPKEALADTVWDLVVTRLD; encoded by the coding sequence GTGGACAAGCCGAGGGTCGTCCTGGGGGTCAGCGGAGGCATCGCCGCGTACAAGGCGTGCGAGCTGCTGCGCAGGCTGACCGAGTCAGGCCACGACGTCCGGGTCGTGCCGACGGAGGCGTCGCTGAACTTCGTCGGGGCCGCCACCTGGGCGGCCCTGTCGGGCCATCCCGTCTCGGCCGAGGTCTGGGAGAGCGTGCACGAGGTGCCGCACGTGCGCATCGGTCAGGGCGCCGACCTCGTGGTGGTCGCCCCGGCCACCGCCGACATGCTGGCCAAGGCAGCCCACGGCCTCGCCGACGACCTCCTCACGAACACACTCCTCACCGCGCGCTGTCCGGTCGTCTTCGCGCCCGCCATGCACACCGAGATGTGGGAGCACCCCGCCACCCAGGAGAACGTCGCCACGCTGCGCCGCCGCGGTGCCGTGGTCATCGAGCCCGCCGTCGGCCGTCTCACCGGCGTCGACACGGGCAAGGGCAGGCTGCCCGACCCGTCGGAGATCTTCGAGGTGTGCCGACGCGTCCTGGCCCGGGGCCCCGGCACCCCCGACCTCGCCGGACGCCATGTGGTGATCAGCGCGGGCGGTACCCGTGAACCCCTCGACCCGGTCCGCTACCTCGGCAACCGCTCCTCGGGGAAGCAGGGCTACGCGCTGGCCCGTACCGCCGTCGCCCGGGGAGCCAGGGTGACCCTGATCGAGGCGAACACGGGTCTCCCCGATCCCGCCGGGGCCGACGTCCGGCGCGCCGGGACCGCCGTGCAGCTCCGGGAGGCCGTGCTGGAGGCGTCGGCCGACGCCGACGTGGTGGTCATGGCCGCGGCGGTCGCCGACTTCCGCCCCGCCGAGTACGCCACGGGCAAGATCAAGAAGAAGGACGGCCAGGAACCCGCGGCCGTCGCCCTCGTCCGCAATCCGGACATCCTCGCCGAGGTCGCCGCCGGCCGGGCCCGGCCGGGGCAGGTCGTCGTCGGATTCGCGGCCGAGACGGACGACGTCCTCGCCAACGGCCGCGAGAAGCTCCGCCGCAAGGGCTGTGACCTCCTCGTCGTCAACGAGGTGGGCGAGCGCAAGACCTTCGGGTCCGAGGAGAACGAGGCGGTCGTGCTGGCAGCCGACGGCGGCGAGACCGCCGTGCCGTACGGACCCAAGGAGGCGCTGGCCGACACGGTGTGGGACCTCGTGGTGACGCGCCTGGACTAG
- a CDS encoding sugar-binding transcriptional regulator, with product MGPAELVQAAAMARRFYLEGKSKIQIAEEFGVSRFKVARVLETALERDLVRIEIRVPAELDAERSDALRARYGLRHAVVVESPAEEQDDAADPENLGEVAAELLGELVDEGDVLGLAWGRSTIHMAAALDRLPPCTVVQLTGVYDAGTAERGSVEAVRRAAQVSGGEAHPIYAPMLLPDPATAAALRHQTGIARAFEYFDKVTVAAVSIGSWEPGISTVHDMLSDDERAHYASLGVAAEMSAHLFDSDGRRVGRDLGERCITVEADRLRRIPEVVAIAGGQRKAAAIGAVLRSGLVTSLVTDTAAADFLLTESAAGQRPALERADPDD from the coding sequence ATGGGACCCGCGGAGCTGGTGCAGGCGGCGGCCATGGCGCGTCGTTTCTACCTCGAGGGCAAATCGAAGATCCAGATCGCCGAGGAGTTCGGCGTGAGCCGCTTCAAGGTGGCACGGGTCCTCGAGACGGCCCTCGAGCGTGATCTCGTACGGATCGAGATCCGGGTACCGGCTGAGCTGGACGCGGAGCGTTCCGACGCGCTCAGGGCACGCTACGGCCTGCGGCACGCCGTCGTGGTCGAGTCCCCGGCCGAGGAGCAGGACGACGCGGCCGACCCCGAGAACCTGGGCGAGGTCGCGGCCGAACTGCTCGGCGAGCTGGTCGACGAGGGCGACGTGCTGGGACTGGCCTGGGGCCGGTCCACCATCCACATGGCCGCGGCGCTCGACCGGCTGCCGCCGTGCACGGTCGTACAGCTGACGGGGGTCTACGACGCCGGGACCGCCGAGCGCGGCTCGGTCGAGGCCGTCCGCCGTGCCGCGCAGGTCTCCGGAGGCGAGGCGCACCCGATCTACGCCCCGATGCTGCTGCCCGATCCGGCGACGGCGGCCGCCCTGAGACACCAGACGGGCATCGCCCGCGCCTTCGAGTACTTCGACAAGGTGACGGTGGCCGCGGTCTCCATCGGTTCCTGGGAGCCCGGCATCTCCACCGTCCACGACATGCTCTCGGACGACGAGCGGGCCCACTACGCCTCGCTCGGCGTGGCCGCGGAGATGTCCGCGCACCTCTTCGACTCGGACGGCCGCCGGGTCGGCAGGGACCTCGGAGAGCGGTGCATCACCGTGGAGGCCGACCGGCTGCGCCGGATCCCCGAGGTCGTGGCCATCGCCGGCGGTCAGCGCAAGGCCGCGGCGATCGGCGCCGTGCTGCGCTCGGGTCTCGTCACCAGCCTCGTGACGGACACCGCGGCCGCCGACTTCCTCCTCACCGAGTCCGCCGCCGGGCAGCGGCCCGCCCTGGAGCGCGCCGACCCGGACGACTGA
- a CDS encoding terpene synthase family protein: MENELPDIFCPFPQRSNPYVGHTREHLSTWIRQTGLVHRESARERFEQADFGAFVGMVYPTADSEHLDLVADWFVWLFLVDDQLDDGHLGRSPERVRDVVEQMRGVVEGTGRRPGPDEGAPAALIALFDLWDRTVPQAAPHWRTRFAWHLMMYLTTTTTWEAGNRANGIVPSEATYIARRRHTGAIHVCMDLIEIVAGVEAPEWVHNDPRFITALEASCNVVCWANDVYSYEKEQVLGEIHNLVHLVRHHRGHGERQALEHVCAEIATETERFLSAEEELLDMYPRLSAVLVPYLDGMRSWMKGNLDWSRQTPRYNPADVSQYSEPGAYLEETVFGVGADGAGRVAGTDSVLN; the protein is encoded by the coding sequence GTGGAGAACGAACTGCCGGACATCTTCTGCCCGTTCCCCCAGCGGAGCAATCCGTATGTGGGACACACCCGCGAGCACCTCAGCACCTGGATCCGGCAGACCGGCCTGGTGCACCGGGAGTCCGCGAGAGAGCGCTTCGAACAGGCCGACTTCGGCGCCTTCGTGGGGATGGTCTATCCCACGGCCGACAGTGAACACCTCGACCTCGTCGCCGACTGGTTCGTCTGGCTGTTCCTCGTCGACGACCAGCTGGACGACGGCCACCTCGGCCGCAGCCCCGAACGCGTACGCGACGTGGTCGAGCAGATGCGTGGCGTGGTCGAGGGCACGGGGCGGCGCCCCGGGCCGGACGAGGGGGCGCCCGCCGCCCTCATCGCCCTGTTCGACCTGTGGGATCGCACAGTCCCGCAGGCCGCCCCGCACTGGCGCACACGTTTCGCCTGGCACCTCATGATGTACCTGACGACCACGACGACCTGGGAGGCGGGCAACCGCGCCAACGGCATCGTGCCGTCGGAGGCGACCTACATCGCCCGCCGGCGGCACACCGGGGCGATCCACGTGTGCATGGACCTGATCGAGATCGTGGCCGGTGTGGAGGCGCCGGAGTGGGTCCACAACGACCCCCGGTTCATCACCGCGCTGGAGGCCTCCTGCAACGTGGTGTGCTGGGCGAACGACGTCTACTCCTACGAGAAGGAGCAGGTGCTCGGCGAGATCCACAACCTCGTCCACCTGGTCCGCCACCACCGCGGTCACGGCGAGCGGCAGGCGCTGGAGCACGTGTGCGCCGAGATAGCCACCGAGACCGAGCGGTTCCTCAGCGCCGAGGAGGAACTGCTCGACATGTACCCGCGGCTGTCGGCCGTCCTCGTGCCGTACCTCGACGGGATGCGGAGCTGGATGAAGGGCAACCTGGACTGGTCCCGGCAGACCCCGCGCTACAACCCCGCGGACGTCAGCCAGTACTCGGAGCCCGGGGCGTATCTGGAGGAGACCGTCTTCGGCGTGGGCGCGGACGGCGCCGGACGCGTCGCGGGCACCGACAGCGTCCTGAACTGA
- the rpoZ gene encoding DNA-directed RNA polymerase subunit omega, whose product MSSSITTPEGIINPPIDELLEATDSKYSLVIYAAKRARQINAYYSQLGEGLLEYVGPLVDTHVHEKPLSIALREINAGLLTSEAIEGPAQ is encoded by the coding sequence GTGTCCTCTTCCATCACCACGCCCGAGGGCATCATCAACCCGCCGATTGATGAGCTCCTCGAGGCCACCGACTCGAAGTACAGCCTTGTGATCTACGCCGCCAAGCGCGCGCGCCAGATCAACGCGTACTACTCGCAGCTCGGTGAAGGCCTCCTCGAGTACGTCGGTCCGCTCGTCGACACCCACGTGCACGAGAAGCCGCTCTCGATCGCGCTCCGCGAGATCAACGCGGGCCTGCTGACCTCCGAGGCCATCGAGGGCCCCGCGCAGTAA